In Syntrophomonas wolfei subsp. wolfei str. Goettingen G311, a single window of DNA contains:
- a CDS encoding sugar phosphate nucleotidyltransferase — translation MKAMIMAAGVGSRLMPLTKDTPKPMVPMTNRPLMENIVELLGRHHFKEVIANLHHQGESISGYFDDGHDFGLKLLYSPEEVLLGTAGGVKKCEWFLDETFVVISGDALTDMDLSELLAQHRKRGALATIALKEVENVEQFGVVLTAEDGRISRFQEKPGREEALSHQANTGIYVFEPEIFKYIPAAQFYDFGCQLFPQLVEMGAPFYAVSTQDYWCDVGNIETYRQANVDVLQGRVAMKPGGIVLEDKGKSRVLLGEDVELGDEVNFLGHVVIGRGCRIGSGTVIKDTVIWEQSEIGPASVLKDCTIGRQCKIGSGTIVHPGTVMGSACKVTGNSILGPSEGL, via the coding sequence AAATATCGTGGAACTTCTGGGCCGGCACCATTTTAAAGAGGTAATTGCCAATCTTCATCATCAGGGAGAGTCTATCAGTGGATATTTTGACGATGGCCATGACTTTGGTTTAAAGCTGCTTTATTCGCCGGAAGAGGTACTACTGGGAACCGCCGGTGGGGTTAAAAAATGCGAATGGTTTCTGGATGAGACTTTTGTAGTAATAAGTGGTGATGCCTTGACCGATATGGACCTCAGCGAACTCTTAGCCCAACACCGTAAGAGAGGGGCTCTGGCCACCATAGCATTAAAAGAGGTGGAGAATGTTGAGCAGTTCGGTGTGGTTTTAACTGCTGAAGATGGCAGAATAAGCAGATTTCAGGAAAAGCCGGGCCGGGAAGAGGCTCTTAGCCATCAGGCTAATACAGGAATATATGTTTTTGAACCGGAAATATTTAAATATATCCCTGCGGCTCAATTCTATGATTTCGGTTGCCAGCTTTTTCCCCAACTGGTCGAAATGGGAGCGCCTTTTTACGCTGTTTCCACTCAGGATTATTGGTGTGATGTGGGTAATATCGAGACATACCGGCAGGCTAATGTAGATGTATTACAGGGACGAGTGGCGATGAAACCAGGCGGGATCGTTCTGGAGGATAAAGGGAAATCGCGTGTTTTGCTGGGTGAGGATGTTGAGCTAGGAGATGAGGTTAATTTTCTAGGTCATGTAGTAATTGGGCGGGGTTGTCGTATTGGTTCCGGTACAGTAATCAAGGATACTGTAATTTGGGAGCAAAGCGAAATTGGCCCAGCTTCTGTCCTAAAGGACTGTACAATAGGTCGGCAATGCAAGATAGGGTCTGGCACTATTGTCCATCCGGGAACGGTTATGGGCAGTGCTTGTAAAGTAACGGGGAATTCCATTTTAGGCCCCAGTGAGGGGTTATAA